Proteins encoded in a region of the Streptomyces sp. NBC_00310 genome:
- a CDS encoding acyl-CoA thioesterase, protein MTEPFSVPVTVRGYETDVQGHLNQSVYLQYGEHARWSLLQAAGIRQADLMAKGVGPVALETTISYRRELLAGDEVEVTCVFVWGEGKTFRIEQTVRRTDGTVAAEITGVGGLMDLKIRKLVADPREHFRALAADPTLFGL, encoded by the coding sequence ATGACCGAGCCGTTTTCCGTTCCGGTGACCGTGCGCGGGTACGAGACCGATGTGCAGGGGCACCTGAACCAGAGCGTGTATCTCCAGTACGGCGAGCACGCGCGGTGGTCGCTGCTGCAGGCCGCCGGGATCCGTCAGGCCGACCTGATGGCGAAGGGGGTCGGGCCCGTGGCGCTGGAGACGACGATCAGCTACCGGCGGGAGCTGCTGGCCGGTGACGAGGTGGAGGTGACGTGTGTGTTCGTGTGGGGCGAGGGCAAGACGTTCCGCATCGAGCAGACCGTACGCAGGACGGATGGCACCGTGGCGGCCGAGATCACCGGCGTCGGCGGGCTGATGGACCTGAAGATCCGCAAACTGGTGGCGGACCCTCGGGAGCACTTCCGGGCGCTGGCGGCGGACCCCACGCTGTTCGGGCTGTGA
- a CDS encoding alpha-N-acetylglucosaminidase, with product MPLARRALLAAFAAGSAAACTSARAIPSDDAPRTDNALRTASSAARRLLPNHWRQITFTEGKERDTFRVSGSAGHIAVAGDTPATQLTGLNWYLRHIAYAEINWAGEQTNLLPRQLPGLDGTISRRANVTHRFALNDTNDGYTGAYLDWTYWERELDVLALHGYNEVLVYAGADALYHRVFQEFGYGEEELRGWIPGPAHQPWWLLQNLSAFPSPVSSQLLDARAVLGRRIADRARELGMTPVFPGYFGTVPAGFAERVPGARTVPQGDWMGFARPDWLDPRTDEFARVAAAFYRVQDEMFGPSTLYKMDLLHEGGDPGDVPVADAAKGVERALQRSHPGATWVILGWQHNPPRAIVDAVDKTRMLVVDGLSDRFPTVTDREADWGDTPYAFGSIWNFGGHTTLGANTPDWAALYEKWRTEDGSRLHGIALMPEAADNNPAAFALFSELAWREGELDLKRWFAEWAHARYGAGDPHAEAAWDILRRTAYGTTRADSWSEGADGLFGARPALNVVRAGRWSPKQLRYSAADFEPALGELLQVRAELRASSAYRRDLLDVARQALSNRSRVMLPHIKAAYDDGDEARFAELSGDWLSLMDLLDELMATDSRHLLGRWVADARSWGAGAAERDQLAYDNLSLLTVWGTRKGADAGLRDYANREWAGLVGGLYRLRWSTYFEELRVALAAGRAPAKIDWFALEDRWARNPGPLATEPTGDTYTVAAQVRDRLTALS from the coding sequence ATGCCGCTCGCCCGCCGTGCCCTGCTCGCCGCCTTCGCCGCCGGTTCCGCCGCCGCCTGCACCTCGGCGCGCGCGATCCCCTCGGACGACGCTCCCCGCACCGACAATGCTCTGCGCACGGCCTCGTCGGCGGCCCGGAGACTGTTGCCGAACCACTGGCGGCAGATCACGTTCACCGAAGGGAAGGAACGGGACACCTTCCGCGTCTCGGGAAGCGCCGGGCACATCGCCGTCGCCGGAGACACCCCGGCGACCCAACTCACCGGCCTGAACTGGTACTTGAGGCACATCGCGTACGCCGAGATCAACTGGGCGGGCGAGCAGACGAACCTCCTGCCGCGCCAGTTGCCGGGCCTCGACGGGACGATCAGCCGCCGGGCGAACGTCACCCACCGCTTCGCCCTCAACGACACCAACGACGGCTACACCGGCGCGTACCTCGACTGGACGTACTGGGAGCGCGAGCTGGACGTGCTGGCGCTGCACGGCTACAACGAGGTCCTCGTCTACGCGGGCGCGGACGCGCTGTACCACCGGGTGTTCCAGGAGTTCGGGTACGGGGAGGAGGAGCTGCGGGGGTGGATCCCGGGCCCGGCCCATCAGCCGTGGTGGCTGCTGCAGAACCTGTCCGCCTTCCCCTCCCCCGTCTCCTCCCAGCTCCTGGACGCGCGGGCCGTCCTCGGCCGCCGGATCGCCGACCGGGCGCGTGAGCTGGGGATGACGCCGGTGTTCCCCGGCTACTTCGGGACGGTCCCGGCCGGTTTCGCGGAGCGCGTTCCGGGGGCGCGGACCGTGCCGCAGGGCGACTGGATGGGCTTCGCGCGCCCCGACTGGCTGGACCCGCGCACGGACGAATTCGCGCGGGTGGCGGCGGCCTTCTACCGGGTGCAGGACGAGATGTTCGGCCCGTCGACCCTGTACAAGATGGACCTGCTGCACGAGGGCGGCGACCCGGGTGACGTGCCGGTCGCCGATGCGGCGAAGGGCGTCGAGCGGGCGCTCCAGCGGTCCCACCCGGGGGCCACCTGGGTGATCCTCGGCTGGCAGCACAACCCGCCGCGCGCGATCGTCGACGCCGTCGACAAGACGCGCATGCTCGTCGTCGACGGACTCTCCGACCGTTTCCCCACGGTCACCGACCGCGAGGCCGACTGGGGCGACACCCCGTACGCCTTCGGGTCGATCTGGAACTTCGGCGGCCACACCACGCTCGGCGCGAACACCCCCGACTGGGCCGCGCTGTACGAGAAGTGGCGTACCGAGGACGGCAGTCGGCTGCACGGGATCGCCCTGATGCCGGAGGCTGCGGACAACAACCCGGCCGCCTTCGCCCTGTTCTCCGAACTCGCCTGGCGGGAAGGCGAGTTGGACCTCAAGCGCTGGTTCGCGGAGTGGGCGCACGCCCGGTACGGGGCCGGCGATCCGCATGCCGAGGCCGCCTGGGACATCCTGCGCCGCACCGCGTACGGCACCACCCGCGCCGACTCGTGGAGCGAGGGCGCCGACGGCCTCTTCGGCGCCCGCCCGGCCCTGAACGTCGTACGGGCCGGCCGCTGGTCACCGAAGCAACTCCGCTACAGCGCCGCCGACTTCGAGCCCGCGCTCGGTGAACTGCTGCAGGTACGAGCCGAGCTGCGAGCGTCGTCGGCCTATCGTCGCGACCTCCTCGACGTGGCCCGTCAGGCGCTCTCCAACCGCAGCCGGGTGATGCTGCCCCACATCAAGGCGGCGTACGACGACGGCGACGAGGCCCGCTTCGCGGAGTTGAGCGGTGACTGGCTCTCGCTCATGGACCTGCTGGACGAGCTGATGGCCACCGACTCCCGTCACCTGCTGGGCCGTTGGGTCGCCGACGCCCGCTCCTGGGGTGCGGGTGCCGCCGAGCGGGACCAGTTGGCGTACGACAATCTGTCGCTGCTGACCGTGTGGGGAACACGGAAGGGCGCGGACGCGGGGCTGCGGGACTACGCCAACCGGGAGTGGGCGGGGCTGGTCGGCGGGCTGTACCGGCTGCGCTGGTCGACGTACTTCGAGGAGCTGAGGGTCGCGCTGGCGGCGGGCCGCGCGCCCGCGAAGATCGACTGGTTCGCCCTGGAGGACCGCTGGGCGCGGAACCCGGGCCCGCTCGCCACCGAGCCGACCGGGGACACGTACACGGTCGCCGCACAGGTGCGGGACCGGCTCACAGCGCTCTCCTGA
- a CDS encoding 3'-5' exoribonuclease domain-containing protein, with amino-acid sequence MSSRPIKPSLYISVDVEADGPIPGPYSMLSFGAAVAGRQDADGFTAADPEQRTFYRELRPISEEFVPEALAVSGLDRQRLAEKGAEPGAALRRFSSWVREVSADAQPVMCGYPASYDWTFLYWYLIRFTGESPFGHSGCLDMKTLYATKAGIPLRAVSKRTMPQHLLSRRRHTHHALDDAIEQADLLANLMAWDGPAV; translated from the coding sequence ATGTCATCACGCCCGATCAAACCCAGCCTGTACATCTCCGTCGACGTCGAGGCCGACGGACCGATTCCTGGGCCGTACTCGATGCTCAGTTTCGGTGCGGCCGTCGCGGGGCGGCAGGACGCGGACGGTTTCACGGCGGCCGATCCGGAACAGCGCACCTTCTACCGTGAACTGCGGCCCATCAGCGAGGAGTTCGTGCCGGAGGCGCTGGCGGTGAGCGGGCTCGACCGGCAGCGGCTGGCCGAGAAGGGGGCCGAACCGGGGGCCGCGCTGCGCCGCTTCAGCTCCTGGGTGCGCGAGGTCAGCGCCGACGCGCAGCCGGTGATGTGCGGCTACCCGGCCTCGTACGACTGGACCTTCCTGTACTGGTATCTGATCCGCTTCACCGGGGAGAGCCCCTTCGGGCACTCGGGGTGTCTCGACATGAAGACGCTGTACGCGACGAAGGCCGGAATCCCGCTGCGGGCGGTCTCCAAGCGGACGATGCCTCAGCACCTCCTCTCCCGCCGTCGGCACACCCACCACGCCCTGGACGACGCGATCGAGCAGGCGGATCTGCTGGCGAACCTGATGGCCTGGGACGGCCCCGCCGTCTGA
- a CDS encoding 8-oxoguanine deaminase yields MAATQRLVIENAAIATVDARDTEYASGHVVVADNVIESVGEGRAPEGLTDVVRRIDASGHLVTPGLVNTHHHFYQWITRGLATDHNLFDWLVALYPTWARIDERMTYAAAQGSLGMMARGGVTTAMDHHYVFPKGSGDLSGSIIRAASEMGVRFTLARGSMDRSEKDGGLPPDFAVETLEGALAATEETVGKHHDASFGAMTQIAVAPCSPFSVSTELLRQGAELARRLGVRLHTHGSETVEEEKFCHELFGMGPTDYFESTGWLGEDVWMAHCVHMNDSDIEAFARTRTGVAHCPSSNARLAAGIARVPDMLAAGVPVGLGVDGTASNESGELHTELRNALLINRLGAHREAALNARQALRLGTFGGAQVLGRAGEIGSLESGKLADLVLWKLDTLAHASIADPVTALVFGAAAPVTASFVNGRQIVENGRLLHVDEDAIARSTRDEARRLARIAAEA; encoded by the coding sequence ATGGCAGCAACCCAGCGCCTCGTCATCGAGAACGCGGCGATCGCGACCGTGGACGCGCGGGACACCGAGTACGCGTCCGGTCATGTGGTCGTGGCGGACAACGTCATCGAGTCGGTCGGCGAGGGCAGGGCCCCCGAGGGTCTGACGGACGTCGTACGCCGGATCGACGCGAGCGGGCACCTCGTGACCCCCGGTCTGGTCAACACCCACCACCACTTCTACCAGTGGATCACCCGGGGCCTGGCCACGGACCACAACCTCTTCGACTGGCTCGTCGCGCTCTACCCGACCTGGGCCCGCATCGACGAGCGCATGACGTACGCGGCGGCCCAGGGCTCGCTCGGCATGATGGCCCGCGGTGGCGTGACCACGGCCATGGACCATCACTACGTCTTCCCGAAGGGCTCCGGCGACCTGTCGGGCTCCATCATCCGGGCGGCGAGCGAGATGGGCGTCCGCTTCACACTCGCCCGCGGCTCCATGGACCGCAGCGAGAAGGACGGCGGACTGCCCCCGGACTTCGCCGTCGAGACCCTGGAGGGCGCGCTCGCCGCCACCGAGGAGACGGTCGGCAAGCACCACGACGCCTCCTTCGGCGCGATGACCCAGATCGCCGTCGCCCCCTGCTCGCCGTTCTCCGTCTCCACCGAACTGCTCCGCCAGGGCGCCGAGTTGGCCCGCCGCCTCGGTGTGCGGCTGCACACCCATGGCTCGGAGACCGTCGAGGAGGAGAAGTTCTGCCACGAGTTGTTCGGCATGGGCCCCACCGACTACTTCGAGTCGACGGGCTGGCTCGGCGAGGACGTGTGGATGGCCCACTGCGTCCACATGAACGACTCCGACATCGAGGCCTTCGCCCGTACGAGGACGGGGGTCGCCCACTGTCCGTCGTCCAACGCCCGGCTGGCGGCGGGGATCGCGCGCGTCCCGGACATGCTGGCCGCCGGTGTCCCGGTCGGTCTCGGCGTCGACGGCACCGCGTCCAACGAGTCCGGCGAACTCCACACCGAGCTGCGCAACGCGCTCCTCATCAACCGGCTCGGCGCCCACCGCGAAGCGGCTCTCAACGCCCGTCAGGCACTGCGCCTCGGCACCTTCGGCGGCGCCCAGGTCCTGGGCCGGGCGGGCGAGATCGGCTCGCTGGAGAGCGGCAAGCTCGCCGACCTCGTCCTCTGGAAGCTCGACACCCTCGCCCACGCGTCGATCGCCGACCCGGTGACCGCCCTGGTCTTCGGCGCGGCCGCCCCGGTGACGGCGTCGTTCGTGAACGGCCGGCAGATCGTGGAGAACGGCCGCCTGCTGCACGTCGACGAGGACGCGATCGCCCGCTCCACGAGGGACGAGGCCCGGCGCCTGGCACGGATCGCCGCCGAGGCGTGA
- a CDS encoding peroxidase family protein, whose protein sequence is MVHRHHRETYYVVDEGRILEFEKGEAVARVPSATEQQMAFRFSRFGEKGVQLDEALRGKLAEAMTTGTAGADPDSGEPGTSIPAGFTYLGQFVDHDLTLDRTQVGLGEPVPVEDLVQGRSPALDLDSLYGMGPHHAGSARFYESDGRLRTGTTLGVPFPPESTSNIDREGFDLPRAGEAAGGTRADQRAPLIPDARNDENLAVGQLHLAFIRFHNRVVDLLAERGVPEHRLFHAARDIVVKHYQWVLRTDFLPRIVDPDIVERVFTRGRKHFERPGYTRPGDTPTMPIEFSVAAYRLGHSMVRGAYQWNSVFRAGGPGPIASLGLLFRFSGTAGNLTPGPDDLSDLDDPNSGENLRLPSNWIVDFRRLFDFGEIGRDDLVVPEGEFNVAKRLDTLLVDPLTTLPTGTFDGRGRPAPPPIQRNLAFRNLTRAAMVELATGPQLAAQMGFKPLTEDQILRGNGGAVLEGLTDTERAQVVEHTPLWFYVLREAEVNEARPGSLTGVGGTLVAEVFHRAIEGSRRSIVKHPGWRPSLPSHRKGRFTMTDLLLFAFENDPELLNPLG, encoded by the coding sequence ATGGTGCATCGACACCATCGCGAGACCTACTACGTCGTCGACGAGGGCCGGATCCTGGAGTTCGAGAAGGGCGAGGCGGTGGCGCGCGTACCGAGCGCGACCGAGCAGCAGATGGCCTTCCGCTTCTCCCGGTTCGGCGAGAAGGGAGTCCAGCTCGACGAGGCCCTGCGCGGCAAGCTGGCCGAGGCCATGACCACGGGCACGGCCGGCGCCGACCCCGACTCGGGGGAGCCCGGGACATCGATCCCGGCGGGATTCACCTACCTCGGTCAGTTCGTCGACCACGACCTGACCCTGGACCGCACCCAGGTGGGGCTCGGTGAGCCGGTCCCGGTCGAGGATCTGGTGCAGGGGCGCAGCCCGGCCCTCGACCTGGACTCGCTCTACGGCATGGGCCCGCACCACGCGGGCAGTGCCCGCTTCTACGAGTCCGACGGCCGCCTGAGGACGGGCACGACGCTCGGGGTGCCCTTCCCGCCCGAGTCGACGTCCAACATCGACCGCGAGGGCTTCGACCTGCCGAGGGCCGGCGAGGCGGCCGGCGGCACCCGGGCGGACCAGCGTGCCCCGCTCATCCCGGACGCGCGCAACGACGAGAACCTGGCCGTCGGCCAGCTCCACCTGGCGTTCATCCGCTTCCACAACCGCGTCGTCGACCTCCTCGCCGAGCGCGGGGTGCCCGAGCACCGGCTGTTCCACGCGGCCCGGGACATCGTCGTGAAGCACTACCAGTGGGTGCTGCGCACCGACTTCCTGCCGCGCATCGTCGACCCGGACATCGTCGAGCGGGTCTTCACCCGGGGGCGCAAGCACTTCGAGCGGCCCGGTTACACCCGCCCCGGCGACACGCCGACGATGCCCATCGAGTTCTCGGTCGCCGCCTACCGGCTCGGGCACAGCATGGTGCGCGGGGCCTACCAGTGGAACAGCGTGTTCCGCGCGGGCGGACCCGGTCCGATCGCCTCGCTCGGCCTGCTGTTCCGGTTCAGCGGCACGGCGGGCAACCTCACACCGGGCCCGGACGACCTGAGCGACCTCGACGACCCGAACTCCGGGGAGAACCTGCGGCTGCCGAGCAACTGGATCGTCGACTTCCGCCGGCTGTTCGACTTCGGCGAGATCGGCCGGGACGACCTGGTCGTGCCCGAGGGCGAGTTCAACGTGGCCAAGCGGCTCGACACCCTGCTCGTCGACCCGCTGACCACGCTGCCCACGGGTACCTTCGACGGTCGTGGCCGCCCGGCCCCGCCGCCGATCCAGCGCAACCTCGCGTTCCGCAACCTCACGCGGGCCGCGATGGTCGAGCTGGCCACCGGGCCGCAACTGGCCGCCCAGATGGGCTTCAAGCCGCTGACGGAGGACCAGATCCTGCGGGGCAACGGCGGCGCAGTCCTGGAGGGCCTCACCGACACCGAGCGCGCACAGGTCGTGGAGCACACCCCGCTGTGGTTCTACGTCCTGCGCGAGGCCGAGGTGAACGAAGCCCGCCCCGGCAGCCTCACCGGCGTCGGCGGCACCCTCGTCGCCGAGGTCTTCCACCGTGCGATCGAGGGCAGCCGGAGGTCGATCGTGAAGCACCCGGGCTGGCGCCCGAGCCTCCCGTCCCACCGGAAGGGCAGGTTCACCATGACGGACCTGCTGCTCTTCGCCTTCGAGAACGACCCGGAGCTGCTCAACCCGCTGGGCTGA